From one Solanum stenotomum isolate F172 chromosome 12, ASM1918654v1, whole genome shotgun sequence genomic stretch:
- the LOC125848181 gene encoding transcription factor PRE1-like yields MSSRRSRQSSTGSSRISDDQIIELVSKLQQLLPEIRNRRSSKASASKVLQETCNYIRNLNRQVDDLSDRISQLLSTIDADSPEAAIIRSLLM; encoded by the exons ATGTCGAGCAGAAGGTCGAGGCAATCATCAACAGGATCCTCGAGGATTTCAGATGATCAGATAATTGAACTTGTCTCAAAATTGCAACAGCTTCTACCGGAGATTCGCAATCGTCGCTCTAGCAAG GCATCGGCATCGAAAGTACTGCAAGAAACATGCAACTACATAAGAAATTTGAATAGACAAGTGGATGATCTTAGTGATCGAATTTCTCAGTTACTCTCAACTATTGATGCTGATAGTCCAGAAGCAGCAATCATCAGGAGTTTATTAATGTAG
- the LOC125848319 gene encoding uncharacterized protein At3g28850 — protein MGCATSKPKVCHKCRAPCSPVRRSYSMHDDGYHMVALTSSTLGSLKLDPMNQSQSIKEGDTSSFDLCDFDEVKSCKEEFAMGLIEAKTWSEMINEKIPKVVPKTPIRTPPGEPETINTWELMEGLEDSSPLKPVHHVRSFSFHVSPNPNSSQYDLPTPRVKDHIEGSPKPLWEEVAEDETNSSSNDTSIVSEFDSEVISTFRKALEDLPPANPFHLKPLITENQKPVADEEDPLEITDVKKVTEYKVSKDKLVVYFTSLRGVRKTYEDCGHVRVILKGLGVKIDERDVSMHSGFKEELKELLGNEYSGGGLPRIFMAGKYIGGADEIRRMNEDGKLEKFVENCERIEDGAVIGGCNCEACGDIRFVPCETCSGSCKIYYEADYEEDNKDEEELEDDEYGFQRCPDCNENGLIRCPICCD, from the coding sequence ATGGGTTGTGCAACTTCGAAGCCGAAGGTGTGTCACAAATGCAGGGCCCCTTGTTCTCCGGTGCGCCGGAGCTATTCAATGCACGACGATGGCTACCATATGGTGGCTCTCACTTCATCCACTTTAGGATCTCTGAAGCTTGATCCAATGAACCAGAGTCAGTCTATCAAAGAAGGAGATACATCTTCTTTTGATCTCTGTGATTTCGATGAAGTGAAGAGCTGTAAAGAAGAGTTTGCTATGGGTTTGATTGAGGCAAAAACATGGTCAGAAATGATCAATGAGAAAATCCCCAAAGTGGTTCCGAAAACCCCTATTAGAACTCCACCTGGTGAGCCAGAAACTATCAATACTTGGGAATTAATGGAAGGTCTTGAAGATTCTAGTCCTCTTAAGCCTGTTCATCATGTTCGAAGTTTTTCATTCCACGTTTCTCCAAATCCAAATTCATCTCAGTATGATCTGCCTACGCCCAGAGTTAAGGATCATATCGAAGGTTCCCCAAAGCCATTGTGGGAGGAGGTAGCTGAAGATGAAACGAACTCAAGTTCAAACGACACATCAATCGTGTCCGAGTTTGATTCTGAAGTGATTTCTACATTCAGAAAAGCATTAGAAGATCTTCCACCGGCAAACCCATTTCACCTTAAACCGTTGATTACTGAAAATCAGAAGCCGGTGGCCGACGAGGAAGATCCATTGGAGATAACGGATGTGAAGAAAGTAACAGAGTACAAGGTAAGTAAAGATAAACTTGTTGTTTATTTCACAAGCCTGAGAGGTGTGAGGAAAACATATGAGGATTGTGGTCATGTTCGAGTGATTCTGAAAGGATTAGGTGTCAAAATCGACGAAAGAGATGTATCGATGCATTCGGGGTTCAAGGAAGAGCTGAAAGAATTACTGGGAAATGAATACAGTGGAGGGGGATTGCCTAGGATATTTATGGCGGGAAAATACATTGGTGGAGCTGATGAAATACGTCGAATGAACGAGGATGGAAAACTCGAGAAATTCGTAGAAAACTGTGAAAGAATTGAGGATGGCGCTGTCATTGGAGGTTGTAATTGTGAGGCCTGTGGAGATATTAGATTTGTACCTTGTGAGACATGTTCAGGGAGCTGTAAAATCTATTATGAAGCAGATTATGAAGAAGATAACAAAGACgaagaagaacttgaagatgatGAATATGGCTTCCAACGATGCCCAGATTGCAATGAGAACGGTCTAATTCGTTGTCCAATTTGTTGTGATTAA
- the LOC125847984 gene encoding homeobox-leucine zipper protein ATHB-13-like isoform X1, translating to MISGTRGIMAFLPCSTPDISLNFQDNNHHLPSTSPKLFPSPSLPHQDHFNHGVPSMLMRRSMSFSGVERCKNHVEDNEMSDEDGSSQLLGEKKRRLNMEQVKALERSFEVANKLDPERKIQLARALGLQPRQIAIWFQNRRARWKTKQLEKDYEILKRHFDSLKTDNDALKAQNKELHSELQLLSVKKRESSGAIIMFNLNKENEGCWSNNGSDDNNNNNSIDVNLGTRTSSGDSPFYSKNNVFPPEPGPVPLAQFLQSSSTPPDHLNHCNKNNIDPTVQHEGFCNMFTPVDDQTNFWPWPEQQHFN from the exons ATGATTTCTGGTACTAGAGGGATCATGGCTTTTCTTCCTTGTAGTACACCTGATATTTCCCTCAATTTTCAAGATAATAATCATCACCTTCCTTCCACTTCTCCTAAACTAtttccttctccttctcttccTCATCAAGATCACTTCAATCATG GTGTACCATCAATGTTAATGAGGAGATCGATGTCGTTTTCGGGTGTGGAGAGGTGCAAGAATCATGTGGAGGATAATGAAATGTCGGATGAGGATGGATCATCGCAATTACTAggggagaagaagaggaggctTAATATGGAACAAGTGAAGGCACTGGAGAGAAGCTTTGAAGTGGCTAATAAGCTTGACCCTGAGAGGAAAATACAGTTGGCTAGAGCTTTAGGGTTGCAGCCCAGGCAGATTGCTATATGGTTCCAGAATAGAAGAGCAAGGTGGAAGACTAAGCAATtggaaaaagattatgagatCTTGAAAAGACATTTTGATTCACTTAAGACTGATAATGATGCACTCAAGGCTCAAAACAAGGAACTTCATTCCGAG CTGCAGTTATTAAGTGTGAAGAAGAGAGAATCATCAGGCGCAATAATAATGTTTAATCTAAACAAAGAAAACGAAGGATGTTGGAGTAATAACGGAAGtgacgacaacaacaacaacaacagcataGACGTAAATCTGGGAACAAGGACATCATCAGGTGACAGTCCATTTTACTCCAAGAATAATGTTTTTCCACCCGAACCCGGCCCAGTCCCTCTGGCCCAGTTCCTTCAGAGCTCATCAACACCACCTGATCATCTCAACCATTGCAACAAGAATAATATTGATCCAACGGTCCAACATGAAGGATTCTGCAACATGTTTACTCCAGTTGATGATCAGACCAATTTTTGGCCATGGCCAGAGCAGCAACACTTTAATTAg
- the LOC125847984 gene encoding homeobox-leucine zipper protein ATHB-13-like isoform X2, with the protein MISGTRGIMAFLPCSTPDISLNFQDNNHHLPSTSPKLFPSPSLPHQDHFNHGVPSMLMRRSMSFSGVERCKNHVEDNEMSDEDGSSQLLGEKKRRLNMEQVKALERSFEVANKLDPERKIQLARALGLQPRQIAIWFQNRRARWKTKQLEKDYEILKRHFDSLKTDNDALKAQNKELHSELLSVKKRESSGAIIMFNLNKENEGCWSNNGSDDNNNNNSIDVNLGTRTSSGDSPFYSKNNVFPPEPGPVPLAQFLQSSSTPPDHLNHCNKNNIDPTVQHEGFCNMFTPVDDQTNFWPWPEQQHFN; encoded by the exons ATGATTTCTGGTACTAGAGGGATCATGGCTTTTCTTCCTTGTAGTACACCTGATATTTCCCTCAATTTTCAAGATAATAATCATCACCTTCCTTCCACTTCTCCTAAACTAtttccttctccttctcttccTCATCAAGATCACTTCAATCATG GTGTACCATCAATGTTAATGAGGAGATCGATGTCGTTTTCGGGTGTGGAGAGGTGCAAGAATCATGTGGAGGATAATGAAATGTCGGATGAGGATGGATCATCGCAATTACTAggggagaagaagaggaggctTAATATGGAACAAGTGAAGGCACTGGAGAGAAGCTTTGAAGTGGCTAATAAGCTTGACCCTGAGAGGAAAATACAGTTGGCTAGAGCTTTAGGGTTGCAGCCCAGGCAGATTGCTATATGGTTCCAGAATAGAAGAGCAAGGTGGAAGACTAAGCAATtggaaaaagattatgagatCTTGAAAAGACATTTTGATTCACTTAAGACTGATAATGATGCACTCAAGGCTCAAAACAAGGAACTTCATTCCGAG TTATTAAGTGTGAAGAAGAGAGAATCATCAGGCGCAATAATAATGTTTAATCTAAACAAAGAAAACGAAGGATGTTGGAGTAATAACGGAAGtgacgacaacaacaacaacaacagcataGACGTAAATCTGGGAACAAGGACATCATCAGGTGACAGTCCATTTTACTCCAAGAATAATGTTTTTCCACCCGAACCCGGCCCAGTCCCTCTGGCCCAGTTCCTTCAGAGCTCATCAACACCACCTGATCATCTCAACCATTGCAACAAGAATAATATTGATCCAACGGTCCAACATGAAGGATTCTGCAACATGTTTACTCCAGTTGATGATCAGACCAATTTTTGGCCATGGCCAGAGCAGCAACACTTTAATTAg